In Paenibacillus sp. FSL R7-0345, a single window of DNA contains:
- a CDS encoding thymidine kinase, giving the protein MAQLFFRYGAMNSGKSIEILKVAHNYEEQGKSVLIFTPSLDDRDEVGYISSRIGLRKQAIPIDEKTDIFGIVSSNLPKPHCVLIDECQFLTKDCILQLVRIVDELNVPVMAFGLKNDFQNNLFEGSKYMLIYADKIEEMKTICWFCERKATMALRVENGKPVYSGKQIQIGGNEAYYPVCRKCHKNPPL; this is encoded by the coding sequence GTGGCACAGTTGTTTTTCAGATATGGCGCAATGAACAGCGGAAAATCCATAGAGATACTCAAGGTAGCCCATAATTACGAGGAGCAGGGCAAATCGGTGCTCATCTTCACTCCCTCCCTTGATGACCGGGACGAGGTCGGGTACATCTCCTCCCGCATCGGACTGCGCAAGCAGGCCATCCCTATTGATGAAAAAACAGATATTTTCGGCATCGTAAGCAGCAACCTGCCCAAACCCCACTGCGTGCTGATTGACGAATGCCAGTTCCTTACCAAAGACTGCATACTGCAGCTCGTAAGGATTGTGGATGAGCTGAACGTCCCTGTCATGGCCTTCGGTTTGAAGAATGACTTCCAGAACAATCTTTTTGAAGGCAGCAAGTATATGCTGATCTATGCCGATAAAATCGAAGAAATGAAGACCATCTGCTGGTTCTGTGAACGCAAAGCAACCATGGCTCTGCGCGTGGAGAACGGCAAGCCGGTCTATAGCGGCAAGCAGATCCAGATCGGCGGCAATGAGGCTTATTACCCCGTCTGCCGTAAATGTCACAAGAATCCCCCTTTGTAG
- a CDS encoding DinB family protein: MNQRPEQGEYMEFQEAYISQVPPEGDIVTILREQSKEVFALLDGLSEEQGNYRYAPEKWSIKEMVGHLTDNDRIMSYRLLCFARGEQAPLPGYEEKDYVAAGNFDRFTLKQLVLHYRIVRESTLALLESLADDVWTRAGNFYSVPVTVRAQACMITGHERHHMNILQERYLNQV; encoded by the coding sequence ATGAACCAGCGTCCAGAGCAAGGCGAGTATATGGAATTTCAGGAGGCTTATATCTCTCAAGTGCCGCCGGAAGGCGACATCGTCACAATTCTCCGTGAGCAGTCCAAGGAGGTTTTTGCACTGCTGGACGGGCTCAGCGAAGAACAGGGGAATTACAGATACGCGCCGGAGAAGTGGAGCATCAAGGAGATGGTCGGACACCTGACCGATAATGACCGCATTATGTCTTACCGGCTGCTCTGTTTTGCCAGAGGCGAGCAGGCACCGCTGCCGGGTTATGAAGAGAAGGATTATGTTGCCGCCGGAAATTTTGACCGCTTCACGCTGAAGCAGCTGGTGCTGCATTACCGGATTGTCCGGGAATCCACACTGGCGCTGCTGGAGAGCCTGGCGGATGACGTCTGGACCCGGGCTGGTAATTTCTATTCGGTTCCCGTGACAGTCAGAGCCCAGGCCTGCATGATTACCGGACATGAAAGACATCACATGAATATTCTGCAGGAGCGGTACCTGAATCAGGTGTAG
- a CDS encoding accessory gene regulator B family protein — protein MNILSHKLALAIKQANPQETSSVEVMQYALNIILNSLLIVIISLLIGWFTGKLPGTALSLSCFAVLRFFSGGRHLKTAAACNLFSISLCSLLPHISYLIQDQLWIYTASSLILMLIFAPNPDVNAQIPLHWYRWMKLASVIMVTSNFFISSSVIGLAFLAQSLTVITFKNRRSLQ, from the coding sequence ATGAATATACTAAGTCATAAGCTCGCATTAGCAATTAAACAAGCGAACCCTCAAGAAACCAGTTCAGTTGAAGTCATGCAGTATGCCCTGAACATTATTCTGAACAGTCTGCTGATCGTCATTATCTCACTGCTGATCGGCTGGTTTACAGGGAAGCTTCCTGGTACTGCTCTTTCTCTGAGCTGCTTTGCTGTATTAAGATTTTTCAGCGGAGGAAGACATTTAAAAACAGCTGCTGCGTGCAATCTTTTCTCCATCAGCTTATGCTCCCTGCTACCTCATATTTCGTATCTAATCCAGGATCAATTATGGATATATACAGCTTCATCTTTAATTTTAATGCTAATCTTCGCTCCAAATCCTGACGTTAATGCTCAGATTCCGCTTCATTGGTATCGATGGATGAAGCTGGCTTCTGTCATAATGGTCACTTCCAATTTTTTCATTTCTTCGTCTGTCATTGGATTGGCCTTTTTGGCCCAGTCCTTAACAGTAATCACCTTTAAGAACAGGAGGAGTCTACAATGA
- a CDS encoding cyclic lactone autoinducer peptide, with protein MKKTIARYASKSLTSSARFFSTVLKPWAHSPEAPQELRK; from the coding sequence ATGAAGAAAACAATCGCACGCTATGCTTCCAAATCCTTAACTTCATCCGCACGCTTTTTTTCAACAGTATTGAAACCTTGGGCTCACAGCCCAGAAGCACCGCAAGAACTCCGTAAGTAA
- a CDS encoding LytTR family DNA-binding domain-containing protein: MRVLHNDGSSLDIREEDILYFSSYKNAIFVHTKEGEFVFPTTLSDLLIAYKGKGFERLDRNNVVSLNKVNAYDAERKIVHFTEGEQFATVSESNEPRIKRFLAAEESAD; encoded by the coding sequence ATGCGTGTCTTACATAACGACGGTTCTTCCCTGGACATCAGGGAGGAAGACATATTGTATTTTTCCAGCTATAAAAATGCAATATTCGTCCATACGAAAGAAGGCGAGTTTGTTTTCCCCACTACTCTTTCCGATCTGCTGATTGCTTATAAGGGTAAAGGATTCGAACGCCTTGACCGTAACAACGTCGTTAGCCTTAACAAGGTGAACGCGTACGATGCCGAGCGCAAAATCGTCCACTTCACTGAGGGTGAACAGTTTGCCACTGTATCAGAGTCCAATGAACCCCGTATCAAGCGGTTTCTTGCTGCAGAGGAATCAGCGGATTGA
- the sda gene encoding sporulation histidine kinase inhibitor Sda: protein MDHYFHPSPRPSSLELLSDEQLLNIYELAVEAKASPDFIEIIMNILTGRDLIPSSNHLDA from the coding sequence ATGGATCATTATTTTCATCCTTCTCCGCGCCCCTCATCTCTCGAACTACTATCTGACGAGCAGCTACTGAACATCTACGAATTGGCGGTGGAGGCTAAGGCTTCGCCTGATTTTATTGAAATAATCATGAATATTCTGACTGGAAGAGATTTGATCCCTTCTTCAAATCATTTGGATGCATGA
- a CDS encoding glycosyltransferase: MEPQISIIVPVYNVADYLPKCIESILAQTFTDFELILINDGSPDKSPQICDHYASQDSRVRVIHKKNGGVSEARNCGLDIARGKYIGFADSDDWLAHDMFELLYNLSEKHDADISICGHYVVTDDSTEPLYEYFEGEIIYSNVEGVQKIVEDVEIQSYLWNKLFKRELFESLRFPVGKIYEDLWAMYFLFKHANKSVRVWDPKYYYLQRGGSITQVWDDNSFYNYYLAVIDRYNDLKSEGKNTAYHDISKQYLDDVVEYGFNYYNYYIKKGMKVNDERCEEFIGFLKNNINPFFQDNTLGFKNKMSISLLFFNKRLYAHLFKFAFVVLRNNKIG, from the coding sequence ATGGAACCGCAAATCAGTATTATTGTTCCGGTGTATAATGTAGCTGACTATTTGCCAAAGTGTATCGAGTCGATACTGGCGCAGACCTTTACGGACTTTGAGTTGATTTTGATTAACGACGGCTCTCCGGACAAATCCCCTCAGATCTGTGACCATTATGCAAGTCAGGATAGCAGGGTGCGTGTCATTCACAAAAAGAACGGCGGTGTCTCGGAAGCCAGAAACTGCGGTCTTGATATTGCCAGAGGCAAATATATCGGGTTCGCAGATAGTGACGACTGGCTGGCCCACGACATGTTTGAGCTCTTGTACAACTTAAGTGAAAAGCATGACGCTGATATTTCTATCTGTGGTCATTATGTTGTGACAGATGATTCAACCGAACCGCTGTACGAATATTTTGAAGGCGAAATTATTTACAGCAATGTGGAAGGTGTGCAAAAAATCGTCGAGGATGTTGAAATTCAAAGCTATTTATGGAACAAGCTGTTCAAAAGAGAGCTGTTTGAAAGTCTCCGCTTCCCGGTCGGTAAAATTTATGAGGATCTGTGGGCCATGTACTTCCTGTTCAAACACGCCAATAAGTCCGTCCGCGTCTGGGACCCGAAGTATTATTATCTGCAAAGAGGCGGCAGTATTACGCAGGTATGGGATGATAACAGCTTCTATAACTACTATCTGGCTGTAATTGACCGGTATAACGATCTCAAGTCTGAAGGGAAAAATACCGCTTATCATGATATATCCAAGCAGTATCTGGATGATGTAGTGGAGTACGGCTTTAATTACTACAATTATTACATTAAAAAAGGCATGAAGGTAAATGATGAGCGCTGCGAGGAATTCATTGGTTTTCTCAAAAACAATATCAATCCGTTCTTCCAGGACAACACCCTCGGCTTCAAAAATAAAATGAGCATCAGCCTGCTGTTCTTCAACAAACGGCTATATGCCCATTTATTCAAATTTGCTTTTGTGGTACTAAGAAACAATAAAATAGGCTAA
- a CDS encoding sugar isomerase produces the protein MAKKSILNVLVGVLSQLIVIGLGFYIPRLIILTYGSEANGLITSVVQVITYLSLLEAGVGAASIQALYKHIGNNDQSKINEILTATSSYYRKTGWYYFIAVILISIGYPLVVSSGFSNFTVMAIVLLSGLGGAVNYYFQGKFRVLLLAEGKNYIEASVTALSTIVNNVIRIVLMLNGFDIIVVQAVYFVITIVQIIVYQIYMKKHYKWINFKTTPDYQAISQKNSVLIHELSYLVFKNTDVVLLTLFTNLKVVSVYMMYNMIFGVVERVTFTIRDSFKFALGQKYNNNFPKFVKMFNLFESSYISLVFALLTITTILILPFMRLYTSGIEDTNYIDTLLPLLFAAVKLLFNARLSSDLVIDIVGHFRKTQWRSILETTINFVLSLILVFPFGAYGVLFGTMVALTYRLIDIIWYTNSKLLKRNSWITYKKWIINLLVAVIIIAVTKQFDFMVTPHSYVMFILDAAVLSVTLVPLFFIAGLWSSRSDTDMLQEMLSPLLAKFKIRKAGRQY, from the coding sequence ATGGCCAAAAAAAGCATATTAAATGTATTGGTCGGTGTTCTAAGCCAATTAATTGTGATCGGACTGGGGTTCTATATCCCGCGGTTAATCATCCTTACCTATGGCTCGGAGGCTAATGGCCTGATCACGTCTGTTGTACAGGTTATTACATACCTATCTTTGCTGGAAGCAGGTGTAGGGGCCGCCTCCATACAGGCTCTATACAAGCATATCGGAAATAACGATCAGTCCAAAATCAACGAAATTCTCACAGCAACCTCGTCTTATTACCGCAAAACAGGCTGGTACTATTTTATCGCGGTCATCCTGATCTCGATCGGATATCCCCTTGTTGTCAGCTCAGGCTTCAGCAATTTCACAGTTATGGCTATTGTATTATTGAGCGGGCTGGGCGGAGCGGTGAATTATTATTTTCAGGGAAAATTCAGAGTTCTGCTGCTTGCTGAGGGCAAGAACTACATTGAGGCTTCCGTAACCGCGCTGTCCACGATTGTCAACAACGTCATCCGTATCGTTTTAATGCTGAATGGCTTTGATATTATTGTCGTTCAGGCCGTTTATTTTGTAATCACCATTGTTCAGATTATTGTGTACCAGATTTACATGAAAAAGCACTACAAATGGATCAACTTTAAAACTACACCGGATTATCAGGCCATCAGCCAAAAAAATTCCGTTCTGATCCACGAGCTGTCTTATCTGGTATTTAAGAATACAGATGTTGTCCTGCTCACCCTGTTCACAAACCTGAAGGTTGTAAGTGTATATATGATGTACAATATGATCTTTGGTGTGGTGGAGAGAGTAACCTTTACCATTCGTGACAGCTTCAAATTCGCCTTAGGCCAAAAATACAATAATAATTTTCCGAAGTTCGTCAAGATGTTCAATCTCTTTGAATCATCCTACATCTCGCTGGTGTTTGCCCTGCTGACCATTACTACGATCTTAATCCTGCCTTTTATGAGGCTGTACACTTCAGGAATCGAAGATACCAATTATATTGATACGCTCCTGCCTTTGTTGTTTGCAGCGGTGAAGCTGCTGTTTAATGCCCGGTTATCTTCTGACCTGGTGATTGATATCGTCGGCCATTTCCGCAAAACGCAGTGGAGATCGATTCTGGAGACAACTATTAACTTTGTTCTCTCCTTGATACTGGTATTTCCTTTTGGCGCCTACGGAGTGCTGTTTGGGACCATGGTCGCTTTAACTTACCGGCTAATTGATATAATATGGTACACTAACAGCAAATTATTGAAGAGAAATTCCTGGATCACCTACAAAAAGTGGATTATTAATCTGCTCGTTGCCGTTATTATCATTGCCGTGACAAAACAATTTGATTTTATGGTTACTCCGCATTCATACGTAATGTTCATTTTAGACGCTGCCGTATTATCGGTTACGCTGGTCCCGCTGTTTTTTATAGCAGGTCTCTGGTCGAGCAGATCGGATACCGACATGCTGCAGGAAATGCTTAGTCCGCTCCTCGCCAAATTCAAAATACGCAAAGCAGGACGGCAATACTAA
- a CDS encoding ABC-F family ATP-binding cassette domain-containing protein → MIKVDNLSFSFPQKELYNNITFTLEEGQHCAFIGTSGSGKSTLIDILIDPEKYLYDGRLEIDPTCTIGYVSQFSQLDKAEETTVFEYIGAAFIKIQNEINAILTEMETSADIEPLLEQYQLALDAFASINGDDFESNINKKLNLANLMKLKDLKVSELSGGEFKLIQVMKEMLNSPDLLIMDEPDVFLDFENLNALKNLINSHKGILLVVTHNRYLLNHCFNKIIHLENTEIQEFDGRYIDYNFSLLQTKIEAQELAIAEEEEMKRNDTIIDNLRAIATYNSEASRGRALKARVRFQERLEARRIKAPFVDIKQPKISFGMEHEIEEDTVVIEVKDYGISFDELLLENVSFEIKSKDKVAIIGPNGTGKTTLLREIVNNHHESIEINPDVKVAYLSQLQGEVLNDSNTMLEEFIEAGFNTYDEIRSYLSNYGFTGEILTQKIAALSGGEKNMLQLAKVSASKAHVLLLDEPTSHLDTYTQIALEKAIQEYKGAILMISHDFYSVVNGMDYVLIIEDKTVRKMSMRKFRKMIYASHFDKDYLEMEQNKKAVEMKIELALKEKNFELAKVLAEELEGLIKLL, encoded by the coding sequence ATGATAAAAGTTGATAACTTATCCTTCTCGTTTCCGCAAAAAGAGCTATACAACAACATTACCTTTACGCTCGAAGAGGGGCAGCATTGCGCATTTATCGGGACAAGCGGCAGCGGGAAAAGCACACTGATCGATATCCTGATCGATCCGGAGAAATATTTGTATGATGGCCGGTTAGAGATCGATCCAACCTGCACAATCGGGTATGTAAGCCAGTTCTCACAACTGGACAAAGCGGAGGAAACAACCGTTTTTGAATATATAGGGGCAGCCTTTATTAAGATTCAAAATGAAATTAACGCTATTCTTACTGAAATGGAGACTTCCGCCGACATCGAGCCGTTGCTGGAACAATATCAGCTTGCCTTGGACGCGTTCGCATCCATTAACGGGGATGATTTTGAAAGTAATATTAATAAGAAGCTAAATCTGGCCAACCTCATGAAGCTGAAGGACCTCAAAGTATCCGAGCTGAGCGGCGGGGAATTCAAGCTTATCCAAGTCATGAAGGAAATGCTGAACAGTCCGGATCTGCTGATTATGGACGAGCCGGATGTATTTTTGGATTTTGAGAATCTAAATGCGCTTAAGAACCTTATCAATTCCCACAAAGGCATCCTGCTGGTCGTTACGCATAACCGCTACCTGCTGAATCATTGCTTCAACAAAATCATTCACCTCGAAAACACGGAAATTCAGGAGTTTGACGGTCGGTACATTGATTATAATTTCTCCTTGCTTCAGACTAAAATCGAGGCTCAAGAGCTCGCTATCGCTGAAGAGGAAGAAATGAAGAGAAACGATACGATCATCGACAATCTTAGAGCGATCGCCACTTATAATTCAGAAGCCTCCAGAGGGAGAGCCTTAAAAGCCAGAGTGAGATTCCAGGAAAGACTTGAAGCGCGCAGAATTAAAGCTCCTTTCGTCGATATTAAGCAGCCGAAGATCTCTTTCGGTATGGAACACGAGATTGAAGAAGACACCGTTGTTATAGAGGTTAAGGACTACGGTATTTCCTTTGATGAACTGCTTTTAGAAAATGTCAGCTTCGAAATCAAATCTAAGGATAAAGTAGCCATCATCGGTCCAAACGGTACAGGAAAAACGACCTTACTCCGGGAGATTGTTAATAATCATCACGAATCCATTGAAATAAACCCTGATGTTAAAGTGGCATACTTATCCCAGCTTCAAGGCGAAGTCCTCAACGATTCGAATACAATGCTGGAAGAATTCATCGAGGCCGGGTTCAACACTTATGATGAGATAAGATCGTATCTCTCAAACTATGGCTTTACTGGTGAAATCCTTACTCAAAAGATAGCAGCTCTATCCGGCGGAGAAAAAAACATGCTGCAATTAGCCAAGGTTTCAGCCAGCAAAGCCCACGTCCTGCTGCTGGATGAGCCGACAAGCCATTTGGACACCTATACCCAAATCGCGCTGGAGAAAGCAATTCAGGAGTATAAGGGTGCCATTCTCATGATTTCTCATGACTTCTATTCTGTCGTAAACGGAATGGATTATGTCTTGATCATTGAGGATAAGACGGTCAGAAAAATGAGCATGCGCAAATTCAGAAAGATGATTTATGCCAGCCATTTTGATAAGGACTATCTGGAAATGGAACAAAACAAAAAAGCGGTTGAAATGAAAATCGAACTGGCCCTGAAAGAAAAGAATTTTGAATTGGCTAAAGTATTGGCGGAAGAGCTCGAAGGGCTGATTAAGCTGCTGTAG
- the spo0A gene encoding sporulation transcription factor Spo0A, translating to MQNIEVLLADDNREFTNLLAEYITEQEDMTVTGIAYNGEEVLQMLSGARKIPDVLILDIIMPHLDGLGVLERLRDMDLNPQPKIIMLTAFGQENITQRAVQLGASYYILKPFDMEVLANRVRQLVGTQGSMSSSPSMSNFAGSRSSTSSSGNVVPLSKGKNLDANITSIIHEIGVPAHIKGYQYLREAITMVYNNIEILGAITKTLYPAIAEKFKTTPSRVERAIRHAIEVAWTRGNIDSISHLFGYTINISKSKPTNSEFIAMVADKLRIEHKVS from the coding sequence GTGCAGAATATTGAAGTGTTGTTGGCCGATGATAATAGGGAGTTCACAAACTTGCTTGCTGAGTACATCACGGAACAGGAAGACATGACCGTAACAGGCATCGCTTATAATGGTGAAGAAGTGCTTCAGATGCTTAGCGGGGCAAGAAAAATTCCGGATGTGCTGATCCTTGATATTATCATGCCGCATTTGGACGGACTTGGCGTTCTGGAACGCCTGCGTGATATGGATCTGAATCCGCAGCCTAAGATCATTATGCTGACTGCATTCGGTCAGGAGAACATCACTCAAAGAGCTGTGCAGCTAGGCGCGTCTTATTATATTCTTAAGCCGTTCGATATGGAGGTACTGGCCAACCGTGTACGTCAGCTCGTCGGTACGCAGGGCAGCATGAGCAGCTCCCCGAGCATGTCTAACTTTGCCGGCTCCCGTTCTTCAACGTCTTCATCCGGCAACGTGGTTCCGCTCTCCAAAGGCAAGAACCTGGATGCGAATATCACCTCCATTATTCATGAGATCGGTGTGCCAGCACATATTAAAGGCTACCAGTATCTGCGTGAAGCGATCACCATGGTGTACAACAATATTGAAATTCTCGGCGCTATTACCAAAACGCTCTACCCGGCAATCGCGGAAAAGTTCAAAACTACACCATCCCGTGTAGAACGCGCTATCCGCCATGCGATTGAAGTGGCCTGGACCCGTGGTAACATCGACAGCATCTCCCACTTATTCGGCTATACGATTAATATCTCCAAATCCAAGCCGACCAATTCCGAATTCATTGCCATGGTAGCCGACAAGCTGCGGATTGAGCATAAGGTGTCTTGA
- the spoIVB gene encoding SpoIVB peptidase → MPGLLFTFFLSLTGIAGSHQSYAAPLDPQPAKPAVQAADQELMVIPGGQTIGVKVKSAGVLVVGHHLIEVSEQSKLSPGENSGLIPGDLMVSIDGVKLNEVSKVAKLVERAGKSGETLNIVYKRGGKEHTAKLKPAYDRNDKVWRLGLYIRDSAAGVGTLTFYAPEQGVYGALGHVITDMNTGTPIVVGSGHIVQSTVTSISKSQDGDPGEKRAVFLKESQVLGNVQSNTDFGIFGKMTKNPEHSLYKQPIPIAKSSEVKEGPAQILTVVDGQQVERFNVEIIHVAHQQTPATKGLVLRITDPRLIDKTGGIVQGMSGSPIVQNGRLIGAVTHVFVNDPKSGYGCFIEWMLKDSGVTGQTELSPYNLKAV, encoded by the coding sequence ATGCCCGGCCTTTTATTCACCTTCTTTCTCAGCTTAACAGGCATAGCAGGATCTCATCAGAGTTATGCCGCCCCGCTTGATCCTCAGCCGGCCAAACCGGCAGTGCAAGCGGCAGATCAGGAGCTCATGGTTATTCCGGGAGGCCAGACGATCGGCGTGAAAGTAAAGTCGGCAGGTGTTCTTGTTGTAGGCCATCATCTAATTGAAGTTTCTGAGCAGTCCAAGCTTTCCCCCGGAGAGAACAGCGGGCTGATACCCGGTGATCTAATGGTCTCCATTGACGGTGTGAAGCTTAATGAGGTATCCAAGGTTGCGAAGCTGGTCGAGCGGGCAGGGAAGTCAGGCGAAACCCTTAACATCGTGTACAAACGCGGCGGCAAGGAGCATACAGCCAAGCTGAAGCCCGCTTATGACCGTAATGACAAGGTATGGAGACTGGGGCTGTACATCCGCGATTCTGCGGCTGGTGTAGGCACCTTAACCTTCTATGCTCCGGAGCAGGGAGTGTATGGCGCTCTGGGCCATGTCATTACGGACATGAACACCGGAACTCCGATTGTGGTCGGCAGCGGGCATATTGTGCAGTCCACTGTAACCTCAATCTCCAAGAGCCAGGATGGCGATCCCGGGGAGAAACGGGCTGTTTTTCTCAAGGAAAGCCAGGTGCTGGGTAATGTGCAGAGCAATACGGACTTCGGTATCTTCGGTAAAATGACCAAAAACCCTGAGCACAGCCTGTACAAGCAGCCGATTCCAATTGCCAAGAGCAGTGAAGTAAAAGAAGGGCCGGCGCAGATTCTCACTGTGGTTGACGGCCAGCAGGTGGAGCGGTTCAATGTGGAGATTATCCATGTCGCCCACCAGCAGACTCCGGCCACCAAAGGGCTTGTGCTGCGCATTACTGACCCTCGACTGATCGATAAGACCGGCGGTATTGTCCAGGGCATGAGCGGCAGTCCGATTGTCCAGAACGGCCGTCTGATCGGCGCGGTAACCCATGTCTTCGTTAACGATCCCAAGTCAGGTTACGGCTGTTTTATCGAGTGGATGTTAAAGGACTCCGGGGTCACCGGACAAACTGAACTTTCCCCATATAATCTTAAGGCGGTATAG
- the recN gene encoding DNA repair protein RecN: MLETLSIRNLAVVEAVDVHFYPGFHVLTGETGAGKSIIIDALALVAGGRGSADSIRYGCDKAEMEALFSLPAGHPVWETLERLGIDAQREEHLVIRREITSNGKSISRVNGQMVNLSMLREIGEQLVNIHGQHEHQNLLKAERHLGLLDTYGEAVIGPLKADYQEKYTAFAKVEKELRELQESSQKAYQMLDLYRFQLEEISSAGLKPGEDELLAEERVKLSHSEKMMDSVSGAYDLLYDKQGLGSINKVISQLEDAVRYDEKGLRAVLEQLQSSYYQLEDAAFQLRDYREDIEFNPARLEEIENRLDLINGLRRKYGDSVEQILAYYDQIHRETDLLENKDEYIEKLSFKRNGLLTTLMEAAQVLSEARRQCAADLATQVEGELKDLQMGRTSLQVKLDIMEDPRGVEYQERRYRLTRQGIDSAEFMISPNPGEPLRPLGKIASGGELSRIMLAMKSIFARTDAIPVLVFDEVDTGVSGRAAQAIADKLYKLSSICQVFSITHLPQVACMADHQYLIAKKVEEGRTMTEVDSLNEDGRVMELARMLGGVEITEKTLHHAQEMLSLAEASKAAIS, translated from the coding sequence GTGTTAGAAACGTTATCGATCCGCAATCTGGCCGTTGTTGAAGCGGTGGATGTGCATTTTTATCCCGGATTTCATGTGCTTACCGGGGAAACGGGCGCCGGGAAATCCATAATCATTGATGCGCTTGCCCTTGTAGCCGGCGGGCGGGGCTCTGCAGACTCCATCCGCTACGGCTGTGACAAGGCGGAAATGGAAGCGCTGTTCAGCCTTCCAGCCGGCCATCCGGTATGGGAGACGCTGGAGCGCCTGGGCATTGATGCCCAGCGGGAGGAGCATCTGGTCATCCGCCGCGAGATCACTTCAAACGGCAAAAGCATTTCGCGGGTCAACGGCCAGATGGTCAACCTCAGCATGCTGCGGGAAATCGGGGAACAGCTGGTTAATATTCATGGACAGCATGAGCACCAGAACCTGCTGAAGGCAGAGCGTCATCTGGGGCTGCTCGATACTTACGGGGAAGCGGTAATCGGTCCGCTGAAGGCGGATTATCAGGAGAAGTATACCGCTTTTGCCAAGGTCGAGAAGGAGCTGCGGGAACTTCAGGAATCCAGCCAGAAGGCTTATCAAATGCTGGATTTGTACCGTTTTCAGCTAGAGGAAATTTCTTCGGCAGGGTTAAAACCGGGAGAAGATGAATTACTTGCCGAAGAACGGGTCAAACTATCCCACAGCGAGAAAATGATGGATTCGGTATCCGGTGCATATGACCTGCTGTATGACAAACAGGGGCTGGGATCCATTAACAAAGTCATTTCACAGCTGGAGGATGCGGTACGTTATGACGAGAAGGGGCTGCGGGCTGTACTGGAACAGCTGCAGTCGTCTTATTACCAGCTGGAGGATGCCGCCTTTCAGCTGCGGGATTACCGGGAGGACATCGAGTTTAATCCGGCGCGACTGGAGGAAATTGAGAACCGTCTCGATCTGATCAACGGCCTCCGCCGCAAATATGGAGACAGTGTGGAGCAGATTCTGGCGTATTATGATCAGATACACCGGGAGACGGACCTGCTGGAGAATAAGGATGAATACATCGAGAAGCTGAGCTTCAAGCGCAACGGCCTGCTCACTACATTAATGGAAGCGGCACAGGTACTCAGTGAAGCGCGCAGACAATGTGCAGCTGACCTGGCAACCCAGGTCGAAGGTGAGCTTAAAGATCTGCAGATGGGACGGACCTCCCTGCAGGTTAAGCTCGATATTATGGAAGATCCGCGTGGTGTCGAGTACCAGGAGCGCCGTTACCGGCTGACCCGCCAGGGTATCGACAGTGCGGAATTTATGATCTCGCCGAACCCGGGAGAGCCGCTGCGGCCGCTCGGCAAAATCGCCTCCGGCGGTGAGCTGTCGCGGATTATGCTGGCGATGAAGAGTATTTTTGCCCGTACGGATGCTATTCCGGTTCTGGTCTTCGATGAAGTGGATACAGGGGTCAGCGGACGCGCAGCCCAGGCCATCGCGGATAAGCTGTACAAGCTGTCATCCATATGCCAGGTGTTCTCGATTACGCATCTGCCGCAGGTGGCCTGCATGGCCGATCATCAGTACCTGATCGCCAAAAAGGTCGAGGAAGGCCGGACGATGACGGAAGTCGATTCCCTGAACGAAGACGGACGTGTGATGGAGCTTGCCCGGATGCTGGGCGGTGTCGAAATCACCGAAAAAACATTGCATCACGCCCAGGAAATGCTCAGTCTGGCCGAGGCCAGCAAAGCAGCCATAAGCTAG